In a genomic window of Pedobacter sp. KBS0701:
- a CDS encoding alpha-2-macroglobulin, with product MEQPSTYQSSSKKKFIFIGLLAISIVAIVFIYFNRKKKNHEENQAYAKYIEAYTSGTISKKSFIRVHLANAATGMQDLGKADTRELFDFSPSISGKTYWIDPQTVEFRPDESLKPGKNYEATFKLSEVSPTEKGLEDFDFEFKVITPGIMLSQNGLVSQNNTSLDYMKLTGEVATADVEETSKIEKTLSLDFDQKLKIKWQHDPAKNTSKFTIDSIKKTGNDQNLKLEWDGDAIDADQKGEVEVRVPSINKFEILDMKAIQGEEDYALVQFSEPIGVGQDLTGMITLGNLSDVRYTIDASQVKVYAPEELKGNYALSVNAGVENINAKTLTTGKVANLVFEDKLPSVTIAGAGTILPNSGKLVLPFEAINLKAVDVTVIKIYENNIPQFFQTNSYKDGNELRRVAKPILQKTVRLDEDKALNLHKKNRFTLDLDKMIRTEPGAMYRVTIAFRQEYNAYNCKAGVEKGDGNDEESEYGDYEGYGEKIDEDDDFWQRYNNYYPPNYRWDDKDNPCTPSFYTNQRWASRNLIASNIGLVAKRGNDNSMLIVATDLLTAKPLSGINLELMDYQKQIIFTTKTDGDGFASFDLKRQPFLLIAKNGSERGYLKLDDGSSLPLSRFDVGGDIVQSGLKGFIYGERGVWRPGDSLFVSFVLEDKLKKLPANYPVTMEFYNPKGQLYKRLINGKPLNGFYTFKTATESTAPTGNWMAKVKAGGATFTKTLKIETVMPNRLKIDFNVGNKTYLSAGTSAATLSAKWLFGAVAQNLKAKVDVNLNTTETKFKGFEGFSFDNPTVNFESQVKTIFEGTLNQNGTAQINTNLNENNTAPGVLRANFTTKVFEPGGNFSIDNFSIPYHVYNSYLGIRAEKGDRLSGMLVTGKEHKIEIVNVNTDGKLLSGTKTVTVELYKTQWRWWWEQDDQNTYANFTQNQFNKLVESHQVNLFNGKGSWNLRVDEPEWGRYLILVRDVNGGHVTGKSVYIDWPGWAQREQGSNPTEASMLSFTANKEKFTVGEDITLTIPTGKNGRALISIENGSRVLKTFWVDTKAGQTQFKFKAEKEMAPNVFANITLLQPHAQTVNDLPIRMYGAIPLSIEDPQTILKPTIKMADKIKPETENTITVGEQNGKAMTYTIALVDEGLLDLTRFKTPDPHGAFYAREGLGVKTWDLFDYVLGAWGGNLERILSIGGDGSINKNLNPAKANRFKAVVKFMGPFTIGKGESKTHKFKLPQYIGAVRAMVVAGQDAAYGFAEKSVQVKKPLMVLATLPRVIGPGESFTLPVTVFATENNLKKVSVQLQASNLIVQGNNKQQLYYKQTGEQMTSFEVKAPNNVGIAKVKVIAQSGSEKTVYDVEMDIRNPNPYVTNVVSATVQPHTKWAVNYLPIGMTGTNSGSLEVSSIPAINLGKRLSYLIQYPHGCIEQTTSGIFPQLFLDRLSPLNDQQKAKTEKNIKAGINRLKGFQTTDGGLSYWPGEGTSDEWGSNYAGHFLIEAQNAGYTLPVGLLDELLRFQKSKATNWAPNSNNFYGGDLSQAYRLYMLALAKKPEMAAMNRLKAFQYLSVAAKWRLAAAYKLAGQNEVALNIIRGLDTSIQAYKQLGGTYGSDVRDQAMILETLTLLGQKAKAASLLQPLAAKLGENTWYSTQTTAYSLLAIAKFCGSNQSANKLQYQYILDGKTAPVNSNQYINSTPVTFKGNTASVTNNGNNVLFVRLVLEGQPVAGQNNFLPNRPEVLDMSVSYKRLNGKVLDPTTLKQGTDFYAEVTVKNPGRMGYYEQMALTQIFPSGWEIINTRVNDNQSILASSPFTYQDIRDDRVFTYFNVREGESLVYKVLLNASYLGKYYLSAVQCEAMYNNDISATEAGKWVQVVK from the coding sequence ATGGAACAACCATCTACCTACCAATCGTCCTCAAAAAAGAAATTTATTTTTATTGGCTTGCTCGCTATTTCAATAGTTGCAATCGTATTTATTTATTTTAACAGGAAAAAGAAAAATCACGAAGAAAACCAGGCTTATGCGAAATATATCGAAGCTTATACTTCCGGTACCATTTCGAAAAAGAGTTTTATCCGCGTCCACCTGGCTAATGCCGCAACGGGCATGCAGGATCTGGGCAAAGCAGATACCCGCGAACTTTTCGACTTCTCTCCTTCTATCTCTGGAAAAACCTATTGGATAGACCCTCAAACAGTTGAATTCAGACCTGATGAAAGCCTTAAACCAGGTAAAAACTACGAGGCGACCTTTAAACTTTCGGAAGTTTCTCCTACAGAAAAAGGTCTTGAAGACTTCGATTTTGAGTTTAAAGTAATTACCCCGGGGATCATGCTTTCTCAAAACGGATTGGTGTCGCAAAACAACACTTCTCTGGATTACATGAAACTTACAGGTGAAGTAGCTACTGCCGACGTGGAAGAAACAAGTAAAATTGAAAAAACGCTGTCACTGGATTTTGATCAGAAATTAAAAATCAAATGGCAACATGATCCGGCTAAAAACACCTCGAAATTTACCATCGATAGCATTAAAAAGACGGGTAACGACCAAAATTTAAAATTAGAATGGGATGGTGATGCCATTGATGCCGATCAAAAAGGAGAAGTAGAAGTTCGTGTTCCGTCCATAAATAAATTCGAAATCCTTGATATGAAAGCCATTCAGGGAGAAGAAGATTATGCATTGGTACAGTTTTCTGAACCAATTGGTGTAGGACAGGATTTAACCGGTATGATCACCCTGGGCAACCTAAGTGATGTTAGGTACACCATTGATGCCAGTCAGGTTAAAGTGTACGCACCAGAAGAATTAAAAGGCAATTATGCTTTAAGTGTAAATGCAGGGGTCGAAAATATCAACGCCAAAACGCTAACCACCGGTAAAGTAGCCAATCTTGTCTTCGAAGATAAACTACCATCAGTTACCATTGCAGGTGCTGGCACCATTTTACCCAATTCAGGAAAATTGGTTTTACCTTTTGAAGCAATTAATTTAAAGGCTGTTGATGTAACAGTGATCAAGATTTATGAAAACAACATTCCGCAGTTTTTTCAAACCAATAGTTATAAAGATGGTAACGAATTGCGGAGAGTAGCCAAACCAATTCTGCAAAAAACGGTACGCTTAGATGAAGATAAAGCGCTTAACCTTCATAAAAAGAACCGCTTTACACTCGATCTGGATAAAATGATCCGTACTGAACCTGGTGCGATGTACCGTGTTACCATTGCTTTCAGACAGGAATATAACGCTTACAATTGCAAAGCCGGAGTAGAAAAAGGCGATGGTAATGATGAAGAAAGCGAATATGGGGATTATGAAGGTTATGGTGAAAAGATTGATGAGGATGATGATTTTTGGCAGCGTTATAATAATTATTATCCGCCAAATTACAGATGGGATGATAAAGACAATCCATGTACACCATCATTTTATACCAACCAGCGCTGGGCTAGCAGAAACTTAATTGCCTCAAATATAGGCTTAGTGGCTAAACGCGGTAACGACAATAGCATGCTGATTGTCGCAACAGATTTATTAACAGCAAAACCATTGAGTGGTATAAACCTGGAATTAATGGATTACCAGAAACAGATCATTTTTACGACTAAAACTGATGGTGATGGTTTTGCAAGTTTTGACCTGAAACGCCAGCCATTTTTATTGATCGCTAAAAATGGTTCGGAACGTGGCTACCTTAAATTAGACGATGGCAGCTCACTTCCTTTAAGCCGGTTCGATGTGGGAGGCGATATAGTTCAAAGTGGATTAAAAGGTTTTATTTATGGAGAACGTGGCGTTTGGAGACCTGGCGACAGTTTATTTGTTTCTTTCGTTCTGGAAGATAAATTAAAAAAACTTCCGGCCAACTACCCGGTAACCATGGAATTCTATAATCCTAAAGGCCAGCTTTACAAAAGATTGATTAATGGCAAGCCTTTAAATGGATTCTACACCTTTAAAACCGCGACAGAAAGTACTGCACCTACCGGTAACTGGATGGCCAAAGTGAAAGCAGGCGGTGCTACTTTTACCAAAACCTTAAAAATTGAAACCGTAATGCCAAACCGCTTGAAAATTGATTTCAACGTTGGCAATAAAACATATTTAAGCGCAGGAACCTCAGCTGCTACCCTATCTGCTAAATGGCTGTTCGGTGCCGTTGCACAAAACTTAAAAGCAAAGGTTGATGTAAACTTAAACACCACCGAAACCAAGTTTAAAGGCTTTGAGGGTTTTAGTTTTGATAATCCTACGGTTAACTTTGAATCGCAGGTTAAAACCATTTTCGAAGGTACATTAAACCAAAACGGTACCGCTCAGATTAACACCAATCTAAATGAGAACAATACTGCTCCTGGTGTATTAAGAGCAAATTTCACCACAAAAGTTTTCGAACCGGGAGGTAACTTCAGCATCGATAATTTCAGTATTCCCTATCACGTATACAACAGCTATTTAGGGATCCGTGCTGAAAAGGGCGATCGTTTAAGTGGTATGTTGGTTACCGGAAAAGAGCATAAAATTGAAATCGTTAATGTAAATACCGATGGAAAATTATTGAGCGGCACCAAAACCGTTACAGTAGAGTTGTATAAAACCCAATGGCGCTGGTGGTGGGAACAGGATGATCAGAACACTTACGCCAATTTCACTCAAAACCAGTTCAATAAACTGGTAGAAAGTCATCAGGTAAACCTATTCAACGGAAAAGGAAGCTGGAATTTACGCGTTGATGAACCAGAATGGGGCCGTTATTTAATTTTAGTACGCGATGTAAATGGCGGACATGTTACCGGCAAATCTGTTTACATTGATTGGCCGGGCTGGGCACAACGTGAACAAGGCAGCAACCCAACTGAGGCCTCTATGTTATCTTTCACAGCCAATAAAGAAAAATTTACCGTTGGAGAAGATATTACCCTAACCATTCCAACGGGCAAAAACGGAAGAGCACTGATCTCCATTGAAAATGGAAGCCGGGTATTAAAAACCTTCTGGGTAGATACCAAAGCCGGACAAACGCAATTTAAGTTCAAAGCTGAAAAAGAGATGGCACCTAATGTTTTTGCCAATATTACTTTATTACAACCGCATGCACAAACAGTTAACGATTTACCAATTAGAATGTATGGAGCTATTCCACTTTCTATAGAAGATCCGCAAACCATTTTAAAACCGACCATTAAAATGGCCGATAAAATTAAACCGGAAACCGAAAACACCATCACTGTTGGCGAGCAGAACGGTAAAGCGATGACCTATACCATTGCCCTGGTTGATGAAGGTTTATTGGATTTAACCCGATTTAAAACACCGGATCCACATGGTGCATTTTATGCCCGCGAAGGTTTGGGTGTTAAAACATGGGATTTATTCGACTATGTACTTGGCGCATGGGGTGGAAATTTAGAGCGTATTTTAAGCATCGGTGGTGATGGTAGCATCAACAAAAACCTTAATCCGGCTAAAGCGAACCGCTTTAAAGCAGTAGTTAAATTTATGGGGCCGTTTACCATTGGTAAAGGAGAAAGTAAAACACACAAATTTAAATTACCGCAATATATTGGCGCGGTGAGGGCTATGGTAGTTGCCGGACAGGATGCAGCTTATGGTTTTGCAGAAAAATCGGTTCAGGTTAAGAAGCCTTTAATGGTTTTGGCTACCTTGCCAAGAGTAATTGGCCCAGGTGAGAGTTTTACGCTGCCTGTAACCGTTTTCGCTACAGAGAATAACCTTAAAAAGGTATCCGTACAGCTTCAGGCCAGTAATTTAATTGTTCAGGGCAATAATAAACAACAGCTTTACTACAAACAAACGGGCGAGCAGATGACCTCCTTTGAGGTAAAAGCACCGAACAATGTAGGTATTGCCAAGGTAAAAGTGATCGCGCAAAGTGGATCAGAAAAAACGGTTTACGATGTAGAAATGGACATCAGAAATCCAAATCCTTATGTAACCAATGTGGTGTCTGCAACGGTTCAGCCGCATACCAAATGGGCTGTAAACTATTTACCGATCGGAATGACCGGTACCAATTCTGGTTCACTAGAAGTATCTTCTATTCCGGCGATTAACCTTGGCAAAAGATTGAGTTACCTCATTCAATATCCCCATGGCTGTATTGAACAAACTACATCAGGCATATTCCCACAACTATTTTTAGATCGGTTGAGCCCATTGAATGATCAGCAGAAAGCCAAAACAGAGAAAAACATCAAAGCTGGAATAAACAGACTAAAAGGTTTCCAAACTACTGATGGTGGTTTATCTTACTGGCCTGGAGAAGGAACATCTGACGAATGGGGAAGTAATTATGCCGGTCATTTCTTAATTGAGGCACAAAATGCTGGTTATACCTTACCTGTCGGCCTTCTGGATGAGTTATTGCGCTTTCAAAAATCAAAAGCGACAAACTGGGCACCAAACAGTAATAATTTCTATGGTGGCGATCTATCACAAGCGTACCGTTTATACATGCTGGCATTGGCTAAAAAGCCTGAAATGGCTGCCATGAACCGTTTAAAAGCTTTCCAATATTTATCTGTGGCAGCGAAATGGCGTTTGGCAGCAGCTTATAAACTAGCTGGGCAAAATGAGGTGGCCCTGAACATTATTAGAGGACTGGATACTTCCATCCAGGCTTACAAACAACTGGGTGGCACTTATGGGTCTGATGTTCGTGATCAAGCCATGATTTTAGAAACCTTAACCCTACTCGGTCAGAAAGCAAAAGCAGCCAGTTTATTACAACCTTTAGCAGCCAAACTTGGTGAAAACACCTGGTATAGCACACAAACAACCGCTTACAGTTTGCTGGCTATCGCTAAATTCTGCGGTTCAAATCAGTCTGCCAATAAATTGCAGTACCAATATATATTAGATGGAAAAACGGCACCTGTTAATTCAAATCAATATATTAACAGCACACCTGTAACCTTTAAAGGCAACACCGCATCGGTTACTAACAATGGAAATAATGTACTTTTTGTTCGCTTGGTTTTAGAAGGTCAACCAGTTGCTGGTCAGAACAACTTTTTACCTAACCGTCCTGAGGTTTTAGATATGAGTGTGAGCTACAAACGTTTAAACGGAAAAGTTCTAGATCCTACTACTTTAAAACAAGGAACAGATTTCTACGCAGAGGTAACGGTAAAAAATCCTGGCAGGATGGGTTACTACGAACAAATGGCATTAACTCAAATTTTCCCTTCGGGATGGGAAATTATTAATACCCGCGTTAACGATAACCAGAGTATTTTAGCTTCATCTCCTTTTACCTATCAGGACATTAGGGATGATCGCGTTTTCACTTACTTTAATGTTAGAGAGGGCGAAAGCCTGGTTTATAAGGTATTGCTGAACGCATCTTATCTGGGTAAATATTACTTATCGGCTGTTCAATGTGAAGCGATGTATAATAATGATATTTCGGCCACAGAAGCAGGTAAGTGGGTGCAGGTGGTGAAATAG
- a CDS encoding nuclear transport factor 2 family protein, producing the protein MTKKLLILSCLLISMHFCFAQKTNAEKEVNDSVSKLISLMINPDSLGLDKLLLNNLSYGHSSGKVQTKQEFMHSLLSGESDFLDINLTDQSVIIQNKTALVRHTLNAKTNDKNVPGNVKLYILLIWSKEKSGWKLLGRQAVKVL; encoded by the coding sequence ATGACAAAGAAACTCTTAATTCTTTCGTGTTTATTAATTTCTATGCATTTTTGTTTTGCGCAAAAAACAAATGCAGAAAAAGAAGTAAATGATTCTGTAAGCAAACTGATCAGCTTAATGATAAATCCTGATAGTCTGGGTTTGGACAAATTGTTACTCAATAACCTGAGTTATGGCCACTCAAGCGGGAAAGTGCAAACTAAACAAGAGTTTATGCATTCGCTTCTTTCTGGTGAATCTGATTTTCTAGATATCAACTTAACGGATCAATCGGTTATTATTCAGAATAAAACAGCCTTAGTTAGGCATACCTTAAATGCTAAAACGAATGATAAAAATGTTCCAGGAAATGTAAAATTATATATTCTTTTAATCTGGAGTAAAGAAAAATCAGGCTGGAAGTTGCTTGGAAGGCAGGCTGTTAAGGTTCTATGA